A window of the Streptomyces sp. NBC_01351 genome harbors these coding sequences:
- a CDS encoding GNAT family N-acetyltransferase, with product MRIRTARADELTVLQDIERAAGLCFRDIGMPEIADDEPLPLGELARYVAAGLAWVAVDGADAGGAAGADAGAAPPVAYLIADRVDGGLHVEQVSVHPGHARRGIGRALLDRLAERAAHEGVRALTLTTFTEVPWNAPYYERCGFRPLDDGALTPGLREIRAREAEHGLDRWPRVCMRRVL from the coding sequence ATGCGCATTCGAACGGCACGTGCGGACGAACTGACCGTCCTCCAGGACATCGAGCGGGCCGCCGGGCTGTGCTTCCGGGACATCGGCATGCCGGAGATCGCCGACGACGAACCGCTGCCCCTCGGGGAGCTGGCCCGTTACGTGGCGGCCGGGCTGGCCTGGGTCGCGGTCGACGGGGCCGACGCCGGGGGCGCGGCCGGGGCAGACGCCGGGGCCGCGCCCCCGGTCGCGTACCTGATCGCCGACCGCGTGGACGGTGGCCTGCACGTCGAGCAGGTTTCGGTGCACCCTGGCCACGCGCGCCGCGGTATCGGCAGGGCCCTGCTGGACCGTCTCGCAGAGCGGGCCGCGCACGAGGGGGTGCGGGCCCTGACCCTCACCACCTTCACCGAGGTCCCCTGGAACGCCCCGTACTACGAGCGTTGCGGCTTCCGGCCGCTGGACGACGGTGCGCTCACTCCGGGCCTGCGGGAGATCCGGGCGCGGGAGGCGGAGCACGGCCTGGACCGGTGGCCCAGGGTCTGCATGCGCCGCGTCCTGTAG
- a CDS encoding SGNH/GDSL hydrolase family protein codes for MPNGDHPYLRYVALGDSQTEGLGDGDDTLGHRGFADRLAEHLAATQPRLQYANLAVRGRVAAQVHAEQLAPALAMRPDLASVVSGVNDLLRPSFDAVATVGHMEEMFAALTAAGARVVTATFPDIGKIAPLARPLRPRVFDLNDRIRDAAARHGVLVAETGREAVGTDPRLWAVDRLHASSLGHERIAAALAHALLLPGSDDSWTRPLPPLPPATGMRTAVAEARWLVGFLGPWLGRRLRGRSSGDGRTAKRPRLLPLDACEVGGTA; via the coding sequence GTGCCGAACGGTGATCACCCCTACCTGCGTTACGTCGCCCTCGGCGACAGTCAGACCGAAGGCCTCGGCGACGGGGACGACACCCTCGGCCACCGGGGTTTCGCCGACCGGCTCGCCGAGCACCTCGCGGCCACCCAACCGCGGCTCCAGTACGCCAACCTGGCCGTACGAGGACGCGTCGCCGCCCAGGTCCACGCCGAACAGCTGGCACCGGCGCTGGCCATGCGCCCCGACCTGGCCAGCGTGGTCTCCGGGGTCAACGACCTGCTCCGGCCCTCGTTCGACGCCGTGGCGACGGTCGGACACATGGAGGAGATGTTCGCCGCCCTCACGGCCGCCGGTGCCCGGGTGGTGACGGCGACCTTCCCCGACATAGGGAAGATCGCCCCGCTCGCCCGGCCGCTTCGCCCCCGCGTGTTCGACCTCAACGACCGCATCCGTGACGCGGCTGCCCGGCACGGGGTCCTCGTCGCCGAGACCGGCCGCGAGGCCGTCGGCACCGACCCGCGGCTGTGGGCGGTGGACCGGCTCCACGCGAGCTCGCTCGGCCACGAACGGATCGCCGCCGCCCTCGCCCACGCGCTGCTGCTGCCCGGCAGCGACGACAGCTGGACCCGCCCCCTGCCGCCCCTCCCGCCCGCCACCGGGATGCGCACGGCGGTGGCCGAAGCGCGCTGGCTGGTCGGCTTCCTCGGCCCCTGGCTCGGCCGTCGCCTGCGCGGCCGCTCCTCCGGCGACGGGCGTACGGCCAAACGCCCTCGGCTCCTGCCGCTGGACGCCTGCGAGGTGGGCGGTACGGCGTAG
- a CDS encoding bifunctional serine/threonine-protein kinase/ABC transporter substrate-binding protein produces MRPLLPADPAAIGGNRLLGRLGSGGMGTVYLARSPAGTLVAVKVIRADHGADPAFRARFRREAEAAAGLTGRWVVPVVAADPEAREPWLATPFVPGPALSEAVGGYGPLPARSVRILGARLAEALAEVHAAGLIHRDVKPGNVLLAPDGPRLIDFGIARAAGATTLTAADAVVGTPGYLAPELARAGGPLAGPASDVFSLGCVLAYAGTARGPFGGGHAAAVVFRTVHEEPELADLPGELLEAVSACLAKDPDARPTLAELHGLLGDQPGDDGAPDWLPPPLPRLIAERSTRALDLPAPEPTRVDTPGAETGTLTRRRLLAAGGALVAVGAPIAWFSTRGPGGKTPGQAGKDGNLPVLTLALQADLTGPGKATGRAHERGMRLAVDVHNARTDAVFRLALRVADDGGDRARAAQVAKELAADPAVLALTGPTWDAAVPDLADACNTAGLTLLLVSVNGLEEALFRRWRTVCPTRPAGDYVANPVIHYLTVVRPSRRTAVVEDAAGGEPAWQLTRVLQQSPPARGSVSVHRIPEGGSDFAGAVRALTGAGAEGVVYAGTSPQRAALLARALTDAGFQGPRVGIQHVMEPEFLTDAGPASDGWAFGAFFTDPAAVPAAAGFVTAYRAAYGEAPARWATEAYDGAGFLAACLTGLGADVRDRASLARRFSRETHQGLAKPLAFDADTHALTGTRISHLYRVESGAYRYLGLYPDVS; encoded by the coding sequence ATGCGCCCCCTCCTCCCCGCCGACCCGGCCGCGATCGGCGGAAACCGTCTGCTGGGCCGGCTCGGCTCGGGTGGCATGGGCACCGTCTACCTCGCCCGTTCCCCGGCCGGGACCCTGGTCGCGGTCAAGGTGATCCGCGCCGACCACGGTGCGGACCCCGCCTTCCGGGCCCGGTTCCGCCGTGAGGCGGAGGCGGCCGCGGGCCTGACGGGGCGGTGGGTGGTCCCGGTGGTCGCCGCCGACCCGGAGGCCCGCGAGCCGTGGCTGGCCACCCCGTTCGTCCCCGGCCCGGCCCTGTCCGAAGCGGTGGGCGGGTACGGTCCGCTGCCCGCCCGGAGCGTCCGGATCCTGGGCGCGAGGCTCGCCGAGGCCCTGGCCGAGGTGCACGCGGCCGGGCTGATCCACCGCGACGTCAAACCGGGCAACGTACTGCTCGCCCCGGACGGCCCCCGCCTCATCGACTTCGGGATCGCCCGCGCGGCCGGTGCGACCACCCTGACCGCCGCGGACGCGGTCGTCGGCACCCCCGGCTACCTGGCGCCGGAACTGGCCCGCGCGGGCGGCCCCCTGGCGGGTCCGGCGAGCGACGTCTTCTCCCTCGGCTGCGTCCTCGCCTACGCCGGGACCGCACGGGGGCCCTTCGGCGGCGGGCACGCGGCCGCGGTGGTCTTCCGCACCGTGCACGAGGAACCCGAACTGGCCGACCTTCCAGGTGAGTTGCTGGAAGCCGTCAGTGCGTGCCTGGCCAAGGACCCGGACGCCAGGCCGACGCTCGCGGAACTCCACGGCCTCCTGGGCGACCAGCCGGGGGACGACGGCGCCCCGGACTGGCTGCCGCCCCCGCTGCCCCGGCTCATCGCCGAACGCTCCACCCGGGCCCTGGACCTCCCCGCCCCCGAACCCACCCGGGTCGACACCCCGGGGGCCGAGACGGGGACCCTCACCCGCAGGCGGCTCCTCGCGGCGGGCGGAGCACTGGTCGCGGTCGGCGCACCGATCGCCTGGTTCAGCACGCGCGGGCCGGGCGGCAAGACACCGGGCCAGGCCGGTAAGGACGGGAACCTCCCCGTGCTCACCCTCGCCCTCCAGGCCGATCTGACCGGGCCGGGCAAGGCCACCGGCCGGGCGCACGAGCGCGGCATGCGGTTGGCCGTCGACGTGCACAACGCCCGCACGGACGCCGTGTTCCGGCTGGCCCTGCGCGTCGCCGACGACGGCGGCGACCGGGCGCGCGCCGCGCAGGTCGCCAAGGAACTGGCCGCGGACCCCGCGGTGCTCGCCCTCACCGGACCCACCTGGGACGCGGCCGTGCCCGATCTCGCCGATGCCTGCAATACGGCGGGTCTCACCTTGCTCCTGGTGTCGGTCAACGGCCTGGAGGAGGCGCTGTTCCGAAGGTGGCGGACGGTCTGCCCCACCCGCCCCGCCGGGGACTACGTGGCCAACCCCGTGATCCACTACCTGACCGTCGTGCGGCCCTCGCGCCGGACGGCGGTCGTGGAGGACGCGGCCGGCGGAGAGCCGGCCTGGCAGCTCACCCGGGTCCTCCAGCAGAGCCCCCCGGCCAGGGGCTCGGTGAGCGTCCACCGGATTCCCGAGGGCGGCTCCGACTTCGCGGGCGCCGTACGGGCGCTGACCGGGGCCGGGGCGGAGGGCGTCGTCTACGCCGGCACCTCGCCGCAGCGCGCGGCGCTGCTGGCCCGCGCCCTGACCGATGCCGGGTTCCAGGGCCCCCGGGTGGGCATCCAGCACGTCATGGAGCCGGAGTTCCTCACCGACGCCGGACCGGCTTCGGACGGCTGGGCGTTCGGCGCCTTCTTCACCGACCCGGCGGCCGTACCGGCAGCCGCCGGGTTCGTCACCGCGTACCGGGCCGCGTACGGGGAAGCCCCCGCCCGCTGGGCCACCGAGGCGTACGACGGCGCGGGCTTCCTGGCGGCCTGTCTGACCGGACTCGGTGCGGACGTACGTGACAGGGCGAGCCTGGCCCGCAGGTTCTCCCGCGAGACGCATCAGGGCCTGGCCAAGCCGCTGGCCTTCGACGCCGACACCCACGCCCTGACCGGAACGCGGATCTCCCACCTCTACCGCGTGGAATCGGGGGCGTACCGCTACCTGGGCCTCTACCCCGACGTCAGCTGA
- a CDS encoding bifunctional serine/threonine-protein kinase/ABC transporter substrate-binding protein, whose protein sequence is MERLHPSDPSRIADYRLLGRLGAGGMGVVYLGRTDDGALAAVKVIRAEYADEADFRARFRREAEIAAEVDSPWAVRITGADPDAHEPWLATAFVAGPSLAEAVAAHGPLPLRAVRVLGKAMAKALGVMHGQGLVHRDVKPGNVLLGMDRPRLIDFGIARGGDHTALTSADAVLGTPGFIPPEQAEGRPAEPAGDVFALGCLLAFAATGRLPYGSGTVEAVLYRTVHDEPEFGPEILADPELTVLLRTCLAKHPDIRPTAAELDAALTEDTPGEGTAWLPDPVVATIAERAAALLALPGIDETVADPDAAPAPGAGPAPSRRRFLGLAAAGAVLATGGGLASWLALRDEDRGKGATAAPRQWVIGVQADLSGPQKALGQAQERGVRLAVDAFNSRKDKPFTLTVATADDAGRADRSAAAATGLIANRDVLAVIGPTGNATVVPCLELYGEAALPLLTVSALATAFGVTDRRSFFQTSALSLAQGSALNLQLIGKQGVRRLGALCDREGDVEGWQAVQQANRTLTVVSPQATAYARVVPRGVGDLSPVVNDMLAHGIDSFFYAGTPAGAAKVAGLLAAARFTGPRVVDYTNVGPEFLTAAGPAAEGWQFLAPYTGPDAPEVADLARAHRAAYGTDPDAWTAEAYDTAGLVIDRLVTAARGGARPTRAELLSALPKGSFRGLTKQYAFDEYQQVKGHIYYVHRVEGGRIRYVGPVSETPAA, encoded by the coding sequence ATGGAACGGCTGCACCCCTCGGACCCCTCGCGGATCGCCGACTACCGCCTCCTCGGGCGGCTCGGCGCCGGCGGCATGGGCGTCGTCTACCTCGGCCGTACCGACGACGGCGCGCTCGCAGCCGTCAAGGTGATCCGCGCCGAGTACGCCGACGAGGCCGACTTCCGGGCGCGCTTCCGCCGCGAGGCGGAGATCGCGGCCGAAGTGGACAGCCCCTGGGCCGTCCGGATCACCGGCGCCGACCCGGACGCCCACGAACCGTGGCTGGCCACCGCCTTCGTGGCCGGACCCTCCCTCGCCGAGGCCGTCGCCGCCCACGGACCGCTCCCGCTGCGCGCCGTACGGGTCCTCGGCAAGGCCATGGCCAAAGCCCTCGGGGTGATGCACGGGCAGGGCCTCGTGCACCGCGACGTCAAACCCGGCAACGTGCTCCTCGGCATGGACAGGCCCCGGCTCATCGACTTCGGGATCGCGCGCGGCGGCGACCACACCGCCCTGACCTCCGCCGACGCCGTCCTCGGCACCCCCGGCTTCATCCCGCCCGAGCAGGCCGAGGGCCGCCCCGCCGAACCGGCCGGGGACGTCTTCGCGCTCGGCTGCCTCCTCGCCTTCGCCGCCACCGGCCGGCTGCCCTACGGCAGCGGCACCGTGGAAGCGGTGCTCTACCGCACCGTCCACGACGAGCCCGAGTTCGGCCCGGAGATCCTCGCCGACCCCGAACTCACCGTGCTCCTGCGGACCTGTCTCGCCAAGCACCCCGACATCCGCCCCACCGCCGCCGAGCTCGACGCGGCGCTGACCGAGGACACCCCCGGGGAGGGCACTGCCTGGCTGCCCGACCCGGTCGTCGCCACCATCGCCGAGCGGGCCGCCGCCCTGCTCGCCCTGCCCGGCATCGACGAGACCGTCGCCGACCCGGACGCGGCCCCCGCTCCCGGCGCCGGACCCGCGCCCTCCCGCAGGCGCTTCCTCGGCCTCGCCGCCGCCGGCGCCGTGCTCGCCACGGGCGGTGGTCTGGCCTCCTGGCTGGCCCTGCGCGACGAGGACCGGGGGAAGGGGGCGACGGCCGCGCCCAGGCAGTGGGTGATCGGCGTACAGGCAGACCTGTCAGGCCCGCAGAAGGCCCTCGGGCAGGCCCAGGAACGCGGCGTCCGCCTCGCCGTCGACGCCTTCAACTCCCGCAAGGACAAACCCTTCACGCTCACCGTCGCCACCGCCGACGACGCCGGGCGGGCCGACCGTTCCGCGGCCGCCGCCACCGGTCTCATCGCCAACCGCGACGTGCTCGCCGTGATCGGCCCGACCGGCAACGCCACGGTCGTCCCCTGCCTGGAGCTGTACGGCGAGGCCGCCCTGCCCCTGCTCACCGTGTCCGCCCTGGCGACCGCCTTCGGCGTCACCGACCGGCGCAGCTTCTTCCAGACCAGCGCCCTCTCCCTCGCCCAAGGATCCGCCCTCAACTTGCAGTTGATCGGGAAGCAGGGAGTGCGCCGCCTCGGTGCCCTCTGCGACCGCGAGGGCGACGTCGAGGGCTGGCAGGCGGTCCAACAGGCGAACCGCACCCTCACCGTGGTCTCCCCGCAGGCCACCGCGTACGCACGGGTGGTCCCGCGCGGCGTCGGAGACCTCTCCCCGGTCGTGAACGACATGCTGGCCCACGGGATCGACTCCTTCTTCTACGCCGGCACCCCGGCGGGCGCCGCCAAGGTGGCCGGGCTGCTCGCCGCCGCGCGGTTCACGGGGCCCCGGGTCGTCGACTACACCAACGTGGGGCCGGAGTTCCTCACCGCCGCCGGCCCGGCGGCCGAGGGCTGGCAGTTCCTCGCCCCGTACACCGGCCCGGACGCCCCGGAGGTCGCCGACCTGGCCCGAGCGCACCGGGCGGCGTACGGAACGGACCCCGACGCCTGGACGGCGGAGGCCTACGACACCGCGGGTCTGGTGATCGACCGGCTCGTGACGGCGGCGCGGGGCGGCGCCCGTCCGACCCGCGCCGAGCTGCTGTCCGCGCTCCCCAAGGGGTCCTTCCGCGGCCTGACGAAGCAGTACGCCTTCGACGAGTACCAGCAGGTGAAGGGCCACATCTACTACGTCCACCGGGTGGAGGGCGGCCGGATCCGCTACGTGGGTCCGGTTTCCGAAACCCCGGCGGCGTAG
- a CDS encoding RICIN domain-containing protein yields the protein MILLTAAMAAAAVITTGIAYSGLGDDAEAVAPGQAAGAGTDTAVMAAEPARDQEPAPLSGAPANEGARGMVYDGLQAAPQGDRCVGVYRTQGGLCTHGPDAPPKGVDITKDVPPAVKQTAAAADPAHPAVQDPATTEGGGRPQDAPAAADAGSAKAKADAPAAPAGGQTVAAGPVGQTVQCDGDGSTGNRVQVVYVHAPGRDRYAEYAASFRKWAADADLIYAASAQETGGVRHIRYVTAADCTPTVLNIELPASALAEFSATNSALAAKGLDRRDRKYMIFADTQVYCGIGTFNGDERPGQANQSNFGPSYGRTDSGCWGGHTAAHELGHNLGAVNNSAPNTSRGAHCTDEFDVMCYSDTPYYPQMRNICTNQASENILDCNHDDYFHTSPRAGSYLATHWNIADNQFLMRSKGGGGGGTDPNPNPTPTPTTKPTAGPTKQPTGGPAVTAGQIRSDSVVVSWPKVEGTAWYQVLLNGKHLTWVQSQSLRIYNLRPDTAYKVAVSVRDGSGRDSGPGKAASFRTAKATGTGGGATTTPGTKYTLGNGSTGMAAELWGGRTADGTVLVGARANGYAQQQWYFDDAGGGQVRIRSAVSGKCLQPGGTPSAGMWVAQEPCGGNAAQAWRVASKAGAVTVTDPSGGFALTVSSRPYYGNWLLDLQRADSRPSQIWTLQKAG from the coding sequence TTGATACTCCTCACCGCCGCCATGGCCGCGGCGGCGGTGATCACCACAGGCATCGCCTACTCCGGACTCGGCGACGACGCCGAGGCCGTCGCCCCCGGGCAGGCCGCGGGGGCCGGCACGGACACGGCCGTGATGGCGGCCGAGCCGGCCCGGGACCAGGAGCCCGCCCCCCTCTCCGGCGCACCGGCGAACGAGGGCGCCCGGGGGATGGTCTACGACGGCCTCCAGGCCGCGCCGCAGGGCGACCGGTGCGTGGGCGTCTACCGCACCCAGGGCGGCTTGTGCACCCACGGCCCCGATGCCCCGCCCAAGGGTGTCGACATCACCAAGGACGTGCCTCCCGCCGTCAAGCAGACGGCCGCGGCCGCCGATCCGGCCCACCCCGCCGTGCAGGACCCGGCCACCACGGAAGGCGGCGGGCGTCCTCAGGACGCGCCCGCCGCGGCCGATGCCGGGTCCGCCAAGGCCAAGGCCGACGCTCCCGCCGCCCCCGCGGGCGGTCAGACCGTCGCCGCCGGACCCGTCGGCCAGACCGTCCAGTGCGACGGCGACGGCAGCACCGGCAACCGCGTCCAGGTCGTGTACGTGCACGCTCCCGGTCGCGACCGGTACGCCGAGTACGCCGCCTCGTTCCGCAAGTGGGCGGCCGACGCCGACCTCATCTACGCGGCGAGCGCCCAGGAGACCGGCGGAGTGCGCCACATCCGCTACGTGACGGCCGCCGACTGCACCCCGACCGTGCTGAACATCGAGCTCCCGGCCTCGGCGCTGGCCGAGTTCAGCGCGACGAACTCCGCGCTCGCCGCCAAGGGCCTCGACCGCCGCGACCGCAAGTACATGATCTTCGCGGACACCCAGGTCTACTGCGGCATCGGCACCTTCAACGGGGACGAGCGCCCCGGCCAGGCCAACCAGAGCAACTTCGGCCCCTCCTACGGGCGTACGGACTCCGGCTGCTGGGGCGGCCACACCGCCGCGCACGAACTCGGCCACAACCTGGGCGCGGTCAACAACAGCGCCCCGAACACCAGCCGGGGCGCGCACTGCACCGACGAGTTCGACGTGATGTGCTACTCGGACACCCCGTACTACCCGCAGATGCGCAACATCTGCACGAACCAGGCGTCGGAGAACATCCTCGACTGCAACCACGACGACTACTTCCACACCAGCCCCCGCGCCGGCAGCTACCTGGCCACGCACTGGAACATCGCCGACAACCAGTTCCTGATGCGCTCCAAGGGCGGCGGCGGAGGCGGCACCGACCCGAATCCGAATCCGACGCCGACCCCCACCACGAAGCCGACGGCCGGCCCGACCAAGCAGCCCACCGGTGGCCCCGCGGTGACCGCGGGCCAGATCCGGTCCGACTCCGTCGTGGTCAGCTGGCCGAAGGTCGAGGGCACCGCCTGGTACCAGGTCCTGCTGAACGGCAAGCACCTGACCTGGGTCCAGTCCCAGTCGCTGCGGATCTACAACCTGCGCCCCGACACCGCGTACAAGGTCGCCGTCTCCGTCCGTGACGGCTCGGGCCGCGACAGCGGGCCGGGCAAGGCCGCGTCCTTCCGTACGGCCAAGGCCACGGGCACGGGCGGCGGCGCGACGACCACCCCCGGTACGAAGTACACGCTCGGCAACGGCAGCACCGGCATGGCCGCCGAGCTGTGGGGCGGCCGCACCGCCGACGGCACGGTCCTCGTCGGGGCCCGCGCCAACGGGTACGCGCAGCAGCAGTGGTACTTCGACGACGCAGGCGGCGGGCAGGTCCGCATCCGGTCCGCGGTCTCCGGCAAGTGCCTCCAGCCGGGCGGGACCCCCTCGGCCGGCATGTGGGTCGCGCAGGAGCCGTGCGGCGGGAACGCCGCGCAGGCCTGGCGGGTCGCGTCGAAGGCGGGCGCGGTGACGGTCACGGACCCGAGCGGCGGCTTCGCCCTCACCGTGAGCAGCCGCCCCTACTACGGGAACTGGCTGCTCGACCTCCAGCGCGCGGACAGCCGTCCGTCGCAGATCTGGACCCTCCAGAAGGCCGGCTGA